Proteins from a single region of Felis catus isolate Fca126 chromosome B4, F.catus_Fca126_mat1.0, whole genome shotgun sequence:
- the LOC101089276 gene encoding taste receptor type 2 member 10, which yields MLSIVEGLLIFIAVSESVLGVLGNGFIGLVNCMDCVKNKKFSMIGFIFTGLATSRICLILIVMADGFIKIFSPDMYSSGHLIDYISYLWIIINQSNIWFATSLSTFYFLKIANFSHHMFLWLKGRINWVLPLLMGSLFISWLFTFPQIVKILSDGKVGNGNATWQLNMPKSEFLTKQILVNIGVLLLFTLFLITCFLLIISLWRHSRRMQLNVTGFQDPSTEAHMKAMKVLISFIILFILHFIGLAIEIACFTMPEKKLLFIFGMTTTVLYPWGHSFILILGNSKLKQASLRALQQVKCC from the coding sequence ATGTTAAGCATAGTGGAAGGCCTTCTCATTTTTATAGCAGTTAGTGAATCAGTACTGGGGGTTTTAGGGAATGGATTTATTGGACTTGTAAACTGTATGGACTGTGTGAAGAACAAAAAGTTTTCTATGATTGGCTTCATCTTCACCGGCTTAGCTACTTCCAGAATTTGTCTGATATTGATAGTAATGGCAGATGGATTTATAAAGATATTCTCTCCAGATATGTACTCTTCTGGTCACCTAATTGATTATATTAGTTACTTATGGATAATTATCAATCAATCAAACATCTGGTTTGCCACCAGCCTCAGCACCTTCTACTTCCTGAAGATAGCAAATTTTTCCCACCACATGTTTCTCTGGTTGAAGGGTAGAATCAATTGGGTTCTTCCCCTTCTGATGGGATCCTTGTTTATTTCATGGCTCTTTACGTTCCCTCAAATTGTGAAGATTCTTAGCGACGGTAAAGTGGGGAATGGAAACGCAACCTGGCAGCTCAACATGCCGAAGAGTGAGTTCTTAACTAAGCAGATTTTGGTCAACATAGGAGTCCTTCTCCTCTTCACGCTATTCCTGATTACATGTTTCCTGTTAATCATTTCCCTTTGGAGACACAGCAGGCGGATGCAATTGAATGTCACTGGATTCCAAGACCCCAGTACAGAAGCGCATATGAAAGCCATGAAAGTTTTGATATCTTTCATCATCCTCTTTATCTTGCATTTTATAGGCCTGGCCATAGAAATAGCATGCTTCacaatgccagaaaaaaaattgctgtttaTTTTTGGTATGACGACCACAGTCTTGTACCCCTGGGGTCACTCATTTATCCTCATTCTCGGAAACAGCAAGCTAAAGCAAGCCTCTCTGAGAGCACTGCAGCAGGTCAAGTGCTGTTAA